Proteins found in one Carcharodon carcharias isolate sCarCar2 chromosome 8, sCarCar2.pri, whole genome shotgun sequence genomic segment:
- the LOC121280773 gene encoding tubulin beta-4B chain-like isoform X1 — protein MREIVHLQAGQCGNQIGAKFWEVISDEHGIDPTGAYHGDSDLQLERINVYYNEATGGKYVPRAILMDLEPGTMDSVRSGPFGQIFRPDNFVFGQSGAGNNWAKGHYTDGAELIDSVLDVVRKEAEGCDCLQGFQLTHSLGGGTGSGMGTLLISKIREEYPDRIMNTFSVVPSPKVSDTVVEPYNATLSVHQLVENTDETFCIDNEALYDICFHTLKLTTPTYGDLNHLMSATMSGVTTCLRFPGQLNADLRKLAVNMVPFPRLHFFMTGFAPLTSRGSQQYRALTVPELTQQMFDAKNMMAACDPRHGRYLTVAAIFRGRMSMKEVDEQMLNVQNKNSTYFVEWIPNNVKTAVCDIPPRGLKMSATFIGNSTAIQELFKRISEQFTAMFRRKAFLHWYTGEGMDEMEFTEAESNMNDLVSEYQQYQDATVGDEGEFEEEGEEEAA, from the exons ATGAGAGAGATCGTGCATCTTCAGGCAGGCCAGTGTGGTAATCAGATTGGAGCCAAG TTCTGGGAAGTCATCAGTGATGAGCATGGCATTGATCCCACTGGAGCCTACCATGGAGACAGTGATCTTCAGCTGGAAAGGATTAATGTCTATTACAATGAGGCTACAG gtGGTAAATATGTACCCCGAGCCATTCTCATGGATTTGGAACCCGGTACTATGGATTCTGTTCGATCTGGGCCCTTTGGACAGATTTTCAGACCAGATAACTTTGTGTTTG GACAAAGTGGTGCTGGTAACAATTGGGCCAAAGGGCATTACACTGATGGCGCTGAATTAATTGACTCTGTTCTGGATGTGGTGAGAAAGGAGGCTGAGGGTTGTGATTGCTTGCAGGGATTCCAGCTCACCCATTCACTGGGTGGTGGTACTGGCTCTGGCATGGGCACACTCCTTATTAGTAAAATCCGTGAGGAATACCCTGACAGAATAATGAATACTTTTAGCGTTGTGCCTTCACCGAAAGTGTCAGACACAGTAGTAGAACCTTATAATGCAACTCTGTCTGTCCATCAGCTTGTGGAGAACACTGATGAGACCTTCTGTATTGATAATGAGGCTCTCTATGACATCTGTTTCCATACCCTTAAACTGACAACTCCCACTTACGGTGATTTGAACCACCTAATGTCAGCCACCATGAGCGGTGTAACAACCTGTCTGCGTTTCCCCGGCCAGTTGAATGCTGACCTGCGTAAACTAGCAGTGAACATGGTCCCCTTCCCCCGCCTGCATTTCTTCATGACAGGCTTTGCTCCTCTGACCAGCCGTGGCAGTCAGCAGTACCGTGCCCTCACAGTACCTGAGCTTACCCAGCAGATGTTTGATGCCAAGAATATGATGGCTGCCTGTGACCCGCGACATGGCCGCTACCTGACCGTTGCTGCTATTTTCCGGGGTCGCATGTCCATGAAAGAGGTGGATGAGCAGATGTTGAATGTACAGAACAAAAACAGTACTTATTTTGTTGAATGGATTCCCAATAATGTTAAGACAGCTGTCTGTGACATCCCACCTAGAGGCCTCAAGATGTCTGCCACCTTCATTGGCAACAGTACAGCTATCCAGGAGCTGTTTAAACGCATCTCTGAGCAGTTTACTGCCATGTTCCGGAGGAAAGCTTTCTTGCATTGGTACACTGGTGAGGGCATGGATGAGATGGAGTTCACTGAGGCAGAGAGTAATATGAATGACCTTGTATCTGAGTACCAGCAATACCAGGATGCTACAGTTGGAGATGAAGGTGAatttgaggaggagggtgaggaagaGGCTGCATAA
- the LOC121280773 gene encoding tubulin beta chain-like isoform X2: MDLEPGTMDSVRSGPFGQIFRPDNFVFGQSGAGNNWAKGHYTDGAELIDSVLDVVRKEAEGCDCLQGFQLTHSLGGGTGSGMGTLLISKIREEYPDRIMNTFSVVPSPKVSDTVVEPYNATLSVHQLVENTDETFCIDNEALYDICFHTLKLTTPTYGDLNHLMSATMSGVTTCLRFPGQLNADLRKLAVNMVPFPRLHFFMTGFAPLTSRGSQQYRALTVPELTQQMFDAKNMMAACDPRHGRYLTVAAIFRGRMSMKEVDEQMLNVQNKNSTYFVEWIPNNVKTAVCDIPPRGLKMSATFIGNSTAIQELFKRISEQFTAMFRRKAFLHWYTGEGMDEMEFTEAESNMNDLVSEYQQYQDATVGDEGEFEEEGEEEAA, encoded by the exons ATGGATTTGGAACCCGGTACTATGGATTCTGTTCGATCTGGGCCCTTTGGACAGATTTTCAGACCAGATAACTTTGTGTTTG GACAAAGTGGTGCTGGTAACAATTGGGCCAAAGGGCATTACACTGATGGCGCTGAATTAATTGACTCTGTTCTGGATGTGGTGAGAAAGGAGGCTGAGGGTTGTGATTGCTTGCAGGGATTCCAGCTCACCCATTCACTGGGTGGTGGTACTGGCTCTGGCATGGGCACACTCCTTATTAGTAAAATCCGTGAGGAATACCCTGACAGAATAATGAATACTTTTAGCGTTGTGCCTTCACCGAAAGTGTCAGACACAGTAGTAGAACCTTATAATGCAACTCTGTCTGTCCATCAGCTTGTGGAGAACACTGATGAGACCTTCTGTATTGATAATGAGGCTCTCTATGACATCTGTTTCCATACCCTTAAACTGACAACTCCCACTTACGGTGATTTGAACCACCTAATGTCAGCCACCATGAGCGGTGTAACAACCTGTCTGCGTTTCCCCGGCCAGTTGAATGCTGACCTGCGTAAACTAGCAGTGAACATGGTCCCCTTCCCCCGCCTGCATTTCTTCATGACAGGCTTTGCTCCTCTGACCAGCCGTGGCAGTCAGCAGTACCGTGCCCTCACAGTACCTGAGCTTACCCAGCAGATGTTTGATGCCAAGAATATGATGGCTGCCTGTGACCCGCGACATGGCCGCTACCTGACCGTTGCTGCTATTTTCCGGGGTCGCATGTCCATGAAAGAGGTGGATGAGCAGATGTTGAATGTACAGAACAAAAACAGTACTTATTTTGTTGAATGGATTCCCAATAATGTTAAGACAGCTGTCTGTGACATCCCACCTAGAGGCCTCAAGATGTCTGCCACCTTCATTGGCAACAGTACAGCTATCCAGGAGCTGTTTAAACGCATCTCTGAGCAGTTTACTGCCATGTTCCGGAGGAAAGCTTTCTTGCATTGGTACACTGGTGAGGGCATGGATGAGATGGAGTTCACTGAGGCAGAGAGTAATATGAATGACCTTGTATCTGAGTACCAGCAATACCAGGATGCTACAGTTGGAGATGAAGGTGAatttgaggaggagggtgaggaagaGGCTGCATAA